In Leptolyngbya sp. O-77, the genomic window GTCGAAGATGGCGAACTGGTCTGTGCCTACCACGGCGTTCGGTATACCCAGGATGGCCAATGCGTCTGCATTCCGGCTGCCCCTGATGCCGCGATTCCCAAGCGTCTCCGCCTCACAACCTACCCGGTGCGAGAACAGTACGGACTCATCTGGGTACGGCTGGTGGACAATGGCCCGGTTCCCTTCCCTGAATTTGATGCCTGGAATGACCCCGACTATATCCAGATCATTCCTGACTCAGTTTATCTAGACGCGGCGGCGGGTCGTCAGATCGAGGGTTTTCTAGATGTCAGCCACTTTGCCTTTGTCCACAAAGACTCCTTTGGGGAACGGGATAATCCTGAAGTGCCCGACTATCCCGTTGCCTTTACGGAAGGTGGGTTTACAGCAGATTATGTTAGCACCGTCAGCAATCTGCCCCACGGCTACAAACACCTCAGCCCGCCTGGGTTTCAGTGGCGGCGGCTGTTTCAGGCCTGGCTGCCGTTCACGGTCAAGCTCTCGGTCACCTTCCCCAACGGAATGCTGCATATTCTGAATGCGGCCAGCCCCATTTCAGCCCGCAAGACCCGCGTATTTTCGCCCCTCTGCCGCAACTTTGATAAAGACGCACCGTTGGAAGAAACGCTAGCGTTTAATCACCAGGTTTTTGGCGAAGACAAGGCCATCGTTGAAGAACTCTGGCCCGAAGATCTGCCCATCAACCTGGCAGATGAAGTTCACATCGCGGGCGAC contains:
- a CDS encoding aromatic ring-hydroxylating dioxygenase subunit alpha, with amino-acid sequence MTATFALPRDCTFSPSDWEALAPFWYPVAFAHEVADKPIGVRLLDERLVLYRAGDGGVMAAKDLCLHRGAPLSMGWVEDGELVCAYHGVRYTQDGQCVCIPAAPDAAIPKRLRLTTYPVREQYGLIWVRLVDNGPVPFPEFDAWNDPDYIQIIPDSVYLDAAAGRQIEGFLDVSHFAFVHKDSFGERDNPEVPDYPVAFTEGGFTADYVSTVSNLPHGYKHLSPPGFQWRRLFQAWLPFTVKLSVTFPNGMLHILNAASPISARKTRVFSPLCRNFDKDAPLEETLAFNHQVFGEDKAIVEELWPEDLPINLADEVHIAGDKSSITYRKLLAKLGLGRAFTS